ggaaggaTATGGGAACTGAGAACATACTAAATGGATTTCTCATTGCTCCCCAGGgatctgaaaatacagtagtGGGTGCACACTCTGGATAAAAACctaaaaaagcactttttttaaaaaaaggacaataAAAGTTCAAAAAACCTGCCACATTTAGAGCACTTGTGTCTTACAGTCACAGCATATGGGATGTATGACCCATGACAACCATTCCATCCCAGACTAAGTCGAGGTTTCTCTATTGCACGTTCATGAAATGTTCTTGTTGGGGTCACAGTTCAGATCAGAGGACCACACCAGCTCCAGTCTCCCAGGGTGTTCAGCAGGACGAAGATGCTGTCATTGGGTTGAGTTTCAGCTGGTGGACAGGAGAGTGGATGGGCACAGAACTCAACACTGAGGTAGGAAAGGCAAAGCATGAGCCTTCAAAGTTTTTGCCCAACGTCAGttcttctgcaaagaaagaCGCAGCTTCTCGTTTGCACGAGGCGACGGCGGGGCTGGGAGTGGAAGACAAGATCTCAGACTCATATTGTAGCAACTGGCCCATGAAGCCAAAGTTTGGTGAGATCAGGCTCCGGCGCTGCTTGATGTAGTCAAAGGCTTCCTCCAGGCACAGCTTCTTTGTCTTCATGAGATATGCCATGCAGATGGTGGGAGAGCGTGAAATCCCTGCTTCACAGTGCACCAGGATCTTTCCCCCTGTTCGTCTGACATaatctaggggaaaaaaagtcattgtaGACATCAGTTGTCATTGGGGATGGAGAGCACACTGCAACATGCACCCAGCACTGGAGGTGGAGCATGGCACACAGCCAGTCCACCAGCAAGGAGAGGTTTGCTCTTCTGTTGGCTACTAAGGgtaacagattaaaaaagaagggggaCAAAACCCAGCCTGAgatggagcagagctgcagatgaCAATAGGTTTCAGAATCTGTGGATCCCAATTTggttctttctgtatttttcaggaaagtcCTTCCCTGTCTCATTCCCATGTGTCTTTCTTTTTGGAACAGCTGATTTTGCAGAGCATTGTGAGACAGAGATCAGGTATCTGGGCAATGCTTGTGTTTGCTGTACCTGCATTTCTCTGTCTGTGGCTCAAAGTTCTGACCCAAGCCTAGCCTGGCCAACCCTCCCAACATCAGGTCTTTCAAAAGCTACAGGACTGCTTTCTCATCAGCTTTGCTAGGAAAACCagaacttttcttttctgtaaagtcCCAACCTAACTCCCTGCTCGGCCAGTTAGCAGCAACTGGCAGCAGTACCAGGAGTTGAGCCCTTGGTGGGTACCCTTGGGTGGAGAGGCTGAGCTCACTCCCTGGGGCCTCACCACAAAGCACACAAGAACTGGTAGGCAGTTGCTAATTACAGCCTGGTCAAAGGATGCTTGGACTTAAGTCAGGATATAAAAGGCTTATGCAAAGCACCCATTTTACACAACAGGAGCCACTGTGGTTACTCACACAACACAATGATTGTTATTAGATTAAAGAGAATGTGCTTAAAATAAGTCctttccacacaaaaaaacagttcaaaaaTAGATGTTCTCTGCTCTATTGACTTGAGCAATATGTTCAAGCTCCAATTTATGGATAACTGCGCTGAGTGTAGCGCTCAGTGAAACAACACAGAGCTGAGCAAGTTATCATTTGCCTGTCTTCAATTGTCTGCCGGGGGACTGGTGCCACCATGACCAGTTAAATATAACTACTGCACAAAATAAGACGTGGATTTGAGTCATCCCCAGCATCTACACCACACACccaatttaaaagaaagtgaaaactaAAGTCATCCTCAAAATCTGGGAAATTGTCAAATGACTCAACTACTATCTGAAGGGGTTGGGGATGGGACAGAGGAGTGCTGTGAACTACCATTTTCCCCAAAAGCTGTAAGAAGCCTCTTACGGGGTAGGGTTCAGAGAGCACCCTCAGGTGAAGTGTTTGTAATTTTGCCTGCACTGTTGAAGGACTCAAACTCAGCTGAGCAATGTCAGCTGGTCTGTAACTGGAgttacattttgtttctctcacaAATGTTCCTGGAGAGTAACAGCACCGATTTCAACACCATCTTCACCCAGGCTCAAGCTATTCCACCCCACTAACCCACCCTGTGCCTCTCAGGCAGGAGCCTCTCCCTTGCGCTGCCTGGCCCAGCTGGTGTGCTGCTCACCTACCCAAGAAGGTTTGGGAGGGGATGGCCTCCTCGTTTTTTATGTATTGGGGTATTTGATTAAAGGGTGAGATAGCCAGCATGATCAAAAGGAGTTATGGAAAGAGCTCTGTGATAAGGGGAGACGCTGGATTTCTAAGACCCTGACTTCGGGATATTGCCTTGCTGTCCTGAGATAAGCTGACTCTGCTTCACCTGGCTTTTACAGGGTCTGCCATGCAAGTCCAAGGAACCaatgtggttttttcctttacaagAATCAATAGACTTTGGTGTTATTCAATCACGCTTCTTCACTCCCTGTCATGCTGACGTTACACCTAtgcttgctttgaaaagaaaataaagctaacCAGCTCACTGCCCTGTCTGCCTGACAGCAGTCAGGAGGAGGCATTTTCCTTCCCTAGCCTTCCAGCCTGGACAGAAGGACAGAGACCTTGCTCCTCCTACCTTCCTCACAGAAATCCCTCTGCCAGGAGagatgctggggaaggaagggagctTAAACTTTTGCTGTGACATCTAGGAACATAAAATAATGTGTCCTTCCCAccaacatgtattttaaaataaattaaaagacatGAAGATTTGGATGTTTGTTAATTTGGACCTACCGATGAAGTCAATGGCTTCCTGGAAGTGTGAGCTGATGTCTGCCGTGTGACTGTCCTCCACTGGGATCCACTTGTAGCAATACTGGTCTTTGAAGGACTCAGAGCTTTTCCTGGAGACATTAAGCAGTGCTGTGATGTGCAGGTTGGCAAGAAACTCGCACTTGGAAGCGTGATAGGCACTGCCAAGGTAGAGAAAAGGCAGGATTTCAACTGGACCACCCTGgaagagaaggaacagaaacatgTAACTCCTTTTCAAAGGCATTTGAGCCCTGATACTTGAGAGAGGGGCAAGGGAGCCTGTGTGGATgcccgctccctccctccctggtgTTTTTGGACCCCATTGCTGCCAGTCAGTGAACCACTGCAATGGCAAAGCCCACACaggaaaaaggttttcattttcttatccACATCTGTGAGGTACAAAGTCAGATTCAGCCCACTTGCATGCAGGATATCCCTGGCTTTCTTTAAAGCGCTGCCCCTTGGGGTGCACCTGAAGTGTTTTCATATGTGAGGCTTGCCCCCTCTGaggcttttctgaaatatgGGTGAGGTGGCGAGCTGTAGctgagcagggaggaagaggatggaggAAAAGGCTGCTCTAGCTTagcccagggctcagcccctcCACTCACATCTCCAGAggtgaagcaaagcaaaaaaattggAACAAGGCTCCCCATCTCCCCACACCTCCCTAGGGTGCAGCACCCTCTGCGTCATCTGCCCCAAAATGTCATCTCGGTTCCTCCTTCCTCAGCACAAACGAAGGCTGGGTGACAAGACcgcaaaagaaaaaaaagtcaccacCTGACACAAGGGTTTTGGAGACCGCAGGTAACTTTCCATGATGCGCAAGAGCTGCTACCAGCCCCCAGCTGTGAGCTGCATGCCCACACACAGGGGACAGCCAGGACTGCCTGGCGTGGGAGACGCTCCcaggggggcagaggggcatCGCTCGGGGGCTCCCCCAGCGCCAGGGAACGTGCATCCTGGCGGAAGCACCCGACCGCAGCTGACATCTCAGGGCACATACGTTCCCTGGGCCAGGCAGGCACGAGACTACTTCCCCTGTGGAAACCCCGCTTCCCCTGCCCAAAGGTGGCTGTCGAGAGATGCCGCCTCTTCTCAAAGtggccccacagccccagccccctccgcCAGTTTCCTTCCTCATGGTTCACACTGCCTGACT
The Falco naumanni isolate bFalNau1 chromosome 9, bFalNau1.pat, whole genome shotgun sequence DNA segment above includes these coding regions:
- the DUSP5 gene encoding dual specificity protein phosphatase 5; this encodes MKVTSLDCRQLRKLLRKEPSRCLVLDCRPYLSYSASCLRGSLNVNLNSVVMRRARGGAVPLHFVVPDAAARARLLLGGEGAAGAARLAAVVVLDQGTGHWQKLKKDSTAQIVLNALLSSLPEAGARVCFLKGGYETFNSQYPECCVDGKLISPERTEAERNLAGHCEKQCANHKPAYDQGGPVEILPFLYLGSAYHASKCEFLANLHITALLNVSRKSSESFKDQYCYKWIPVEDSHTADISSHFQEAIDFIDYVRRTGGKILVHCEAGISRSPTICMAYLMKTKKLCLEEAFDYIKQRRSLISPNFGFMGQLLQYESEILSSTPSPAVASCKREAASFFAEELTLGKNFEGSCFAFPTSVLSSVPIHSPVHQLKLNPMTASSSC